CCCTCGGTGCCTGTTTGAGGCCATAGAGGGAGCGTTTTAATCTGCAAACATGATTGGGAAAGTTCAGATCAGTAAAGCCAGGAGGTTGTTTCATGTAAACTTCCTCTGTCAAGTGTCCATGTAGAAATGCATTGTGCACATCAAGTTGTCGAACATGCCAACCATTGGTAACAGCAAGAGCGAGAATTAAACGGATGGTTGAGTGCTTCACCACGGGACTGAACGTTTCAGAGAAATCAATGCCCTCTTGTTGATGAAAACCATTAGCAACCAGTCGAGCCTTATAGCGTTCAATACTGCCATCTGCTTTCCTTTTGAGTTTGAATATCCACTTGTTGGGCAAGACATTCATGGATGATGTAGATGGAACCAAGTCCCAAGTTTCATTCTTTTGTAAAGCACGAAATTCTTCTTCCATTGCTAAGCGCCAGTTTGCATCTTTGGCAGCTTTACTGTAACACGTAGGTTCTGCAACAACATCATTGATGAGAGAAACATGCATTGCATATTTAGGATTAGGTTTAATGATCCCATCTTTCAGTCGAGTTTGCATGGAGTGAGAGTTAGCAGAGGGACGTACCTGACTTGAGTCATTCACATTATCCAAAGTAGTATTAAGAGAAGATGTTGAGTCGGAGCTAGAGAGTGGCTGTGAGTGAGTTTGTGCAGAGGGAGGTGACTTTGGTGAGGAAAGATCAATAGGTGAGGAAGTATTAAGAGTTGGCGTGTGCGTGTTAGAAGATGGAGGATGTGTGTGTTGTGAGTTTTGTGATGAAGTTAGTTGTAATGGATTGGAGATCATATCCTGAACAGAAAGAAATATAGTGATGAAGAGGAAGAAGACATACCTGTGGGGGAAGTGAGAACGGCCTTACTGAAAGGAAAACAAGTTTCATCAAACAATACATGTCGAGAGAGATAAACCTTTTGTGTGTACAAATCAAGACATCGATAACCGAGATGATTAAGAGAATAACCTAAGAAACACATTGTTTGGACCGGGGTTGAAGTTTAGAGTTGGTATATGGACGAAGATATGGGTAACATGCACACCCAAAGGTTCGAAGAAAGGAGTAGTTGGGTTCTTTTTTATAAAGAGATGAGTAGGGAGTTTGATGATGTAGAATGGGTGAGGGGAGTCTATTGATAATATAGACAGCTGCATTGCATGCCTCAACCCAGTATGAGGATGGCATGTGAGCATGAACAAGAAGAGTTAGAGCGGTATCCACAATATACCTGTGTTTTCTTTCGGTGAGGCCGTTTTGCTCAGGGTGTTTTGGACAGGAGAAGCAATGGTGAATTCCATGTAGAATGAGATAATCTCTAAAGGCATGAGAGGTATATTCTCCTCCTTCATCACTCTGAAATTGTTGGATAGAAGATGAGAACTGTTTTTCAACATAAGTACGGAATTTGATAAAGATTTGGAAAACCTCACTTTTTGTGTTTCATTGGAAAAATCCAAGAGTACCGAGAGTAATCATCCACAAACAACACATAATAACGAAATCCTTGAACAGATAGAGTAAAGCAAGACCAAACATCAGAATGAATTAAATCCAAAGGTTGACTGGAAATAGAATCAGAGAGTACAAAAGGTAACTTAGTACTTTTTCCTAAGGGACATGATTGACAGAAAGAAATAGAACTACTACCGGCCAGTGGCACAGCTTTATTTGACAAAATCTTAGACAAAGTACGAAAGGCAGTATGCCCTAATCTAGCATGCCAAATTTGAGAAGAGACCCTTACTCCTACAAACGCAAAATGCTTCTGATCAAGACCAGCTTGTTGAAGAGAACGTAGAGGATAAATGCCATTCTCACTTGGTCCTCTAAAGAGGATCCTCCCCGTCTGGATGTCCTTAATGATAAAATGATCAGGATAGATTAGCATAAAGCAATTGTTATCTGATGTAAAACGATAGATAGAGAGTAGGTTTGTAGATGCAGAAGGACAATGTAAAATATCATGTAAACTGTGTGGGAAATAGAAAGGGGAGTTTCATTACCTATGCCTCCAACACGATCATTCCTTTGATACTCTTTTGGATTCTGCAAATTTCCCAAGTCAGAGGTGATATGAGAGTTTGCACCACTGTCGAGCAGCCAAGTTGGAGGAGCTGGAGTAGACCCAGAAGCTGCCATAGCACTAAGGTTCCTAGAGGGCACCCTTCCTTGAAAAGACAGGTTCAAACGATTGTAGTAGTCTAGGGCAGTGTGACCACTCTTGCTGCAAATCTGACATGTAGGACGAGCTTGATTGTTGAACAAGGAACTTGAGGATGGATGAGGTCCAAGAACAGAAGCACCTCGCCCTCTATTGAGAGGAAAACCTCGACCGAAGTTGGAAGTAGGGTTTCTAGCAGTGTAGTAATTTGGAGGACCGCGGCCGCGCCCTCGACCTCCTCGAGGACTGATTTGTGCAGCATGAAATGCAGTGGTTAAGGAAGAGACATCCAGGGCAGCTTGCTGCTGATCTTTGATGCGCCTNNNNNNNNNNNNNNNNNNNNNNNNNNNNNNNNNNNNNNNNNNNNNNNNNNNNNNNNNNNNNNNNNNNNNNNNNNNNNNNNNNNNNNNNNNNNNNNNNNNNNNNNNNNNNNNNNNNNNNNNNNNNNNNNNNNNNNNNNNNNNNNNNNNNNNNNNNNNNNNNNNNNNNNNNNNNNNNNNNNNNNNNNNNNNNNNNNNNNNNNNNNNNNNNNNNNNNNNNNNNNNNNNNNNNNNNNNNNNNNNNNNNNNNNNNNNNNNNNNNNNNNNNNNNNNNNNNNNNNNNNNNNNNNNNNNNNNNNNNNNNNNNNNNNNNNNNNNNNNNNNNNNNNNNNNNNNNNNNNNNNNNNNNNNNNNNNNNNNNNNNNNNNNNNNNNNNNNNNNNNNNNNNNNNNNNNNNNNNNNNNNNNNNNNNNNNNNNNNNNNNNNNNNNNNNNNNNNNNNNNNNNNNNNNNNNNNNNNNNNNNNNNNNNNNNNNNNNNNNNNNNNNNNNNNNNNNNNNNNNNNNNNNNNNNNNNNNNNNNNNNNNNNNNNNNNNNNNNNNNNNNNNNNNNNNNNNNNNNNNNNNNNNNNNNNNNNNNNNNNNNNNNNNNNNNNNNNNNNNNNNNNNNNNNNNNNNNNNNNNAAACGATAGATAGAGAGTAGGTTGTAGATGCAGAAGGACAATGTAAAATATCATGTAATTTGAATGTGTGAGTAGGAGTTGAAAGTGTAGTTGAACCAGTGTGGGAAATAGAAAGGGAAGTTTCATTACCTATGCCTCCAACACGATCATTCCCTTGATACTCTTTTGGATTCTGCAAATTTCCCAAGTCAGAGGTGATATGAGAGTTTGCACCACTGTCGAGCAGCCAAGTTGGAGGAGCTGGAGTAGACCCAGAAGCTGCCATAGCACTAAGGTTCCTAGAGGGCACCCTTCCTTGAAAAGACAGGTTCAAACGATTGTAGCAGTCTAGGGCAGTGTGACCACTCTTGCTGCAAATCTGACATGTAGGACGAGCTTAATTGTTGAACAAGGAACTGGAGGATGGATGAGGTCCAAGAACAGAAGCACCTCGCCCTCTATTGAGAGGAAAACCTCGACCAAAGTTGGAAGTAGGGTTTCTAGCAGTGTAGTAATTTGGAGGACCGCGATCGAGTCCTCGACCTCCTCGAGGACTGATTTGTGCAGCATGAAATGCAGTGGTTAAGGAAGAGACATCCAGGGCAGCTTGCTGCTGATCTTTGATGCGCCTCTCAGCTGAAAGAAGAAGGGCTTCCAGAGACTCATATGTGATGGGAGTGTCTCTTGCTTGAGCAGAGCTTACTGTATTCTCATAGAGTGGTCCAACATTGTTCATGATGATGGATACGAGATCATTGTCACTGATGGGACTTCCTGCAAGTGCCAAGTTATCGACAACAGAATTGATCTTATTAAGAAAATCGGAGATGGACATGTTACCCCTCATGGTCCTAAGTAGCTCTCCGCGGAGTTGCAGGATGCGGTTCTGGGATTGAGAGGCAAACCGTTTTGCCAACGAACTCCATGTATAGGAGGAGGTAGTGGACCGAGCGACTGTAGCCAAGACTGGAGTCGTCAAAGAGTTGTTGATCCACCCAAGGACCATCTGATCATTAGATATCCATTGTTGATACGCAGGATTGACATCATCTGTCAGTTTCCCTTCAGCATCTGTTTGGAAACAGGGAGGGCAGCCTAAGGTTCCATCAACGTACCCCATCAAATTTCAACTCTTCAGGAGTGGCTGTATCTGTGCCAGCCACAGGGGGTAGTTGGTTCTGTCCAGCTTGATAGAGAGGAAGTTGGACACAGTAGGGCTAGAGTTTTCAGGAACCATTCGGTGGTTTAAGGTGTGGGGGACGAGTTCATTGTTGTTTGCACCATTTGTGATAGGGAGAGGAGTTTCAAGGTTGGAAGGAGAATTTTCAGAAGGAGAGGCCATTGTTAGGAAGCGAGAAAAAAAAATTGTCATTTAGACTATGGCTCTTGATACCATAAACGAACTAACAGAGAGAAGAATATTTTGGTAAATGTCAAGGCTTGAACACTAGCCTGACACTGTGTTCTATTTATACAGATCAGTTGTTTACAAGATAAACATCTCATGTACTTGAGATAACAACAAATACAAACAGAACTCTATCGTTTGTGATACATGGGATATACATAGCATATCTAGAGATTAGAGAATCTAAGGAACTAGCTGTTCCTATCTAAACTGGAATCATCATTATCTCTTAATTCTGTTAGGTTTGGCTTATCAATTTACAGGTTAAAGAGTGGCATGGCATGCACAATTCGTGGCAAGATAATGGAAGCCAAAAGGTTAGGACCCACGACATCTTTCATCGCATTCTACTGTATACTACATTACTACAAGGGAAAGAAGATAGAATTAATGAAGAACAAATT
The window above is part of the Fragaria vesca subsp. vesca linkage group LG2, FraVesHawaii_1.0, whole genome shotgun sequence genome. Proteins encoded here:
- the LOC101300777 gene encoding uncharacterized protein LOC101300777, whose product is MRGSPISDNDLVSIIMNNVGPLYENTVSSAQARDTPITYESLEALLLSAERRIKDQQQAALDVSSLTTAFHAAQISPRGGRGLDRGPPNYYTARNPTSNFGRGFPLNRGRGASVLGPHPSSSSLFNN